GCTGACACGCGTAGTGTCCAATCCTAAGGCATACATGCCGGACGGAAGAGCCGGATACCCGATCAACTCTTTGTTTGTCCTGGAAACAGCCGGACTGGATAAAGATGGTGTTCCGCAATTTTATGGTGACAACGGACAGATTGTTTCTTTCGAGGATTTTTATGAGCTGTATGATCCGTGGGCAGATTTTCTTCCCGGATATAGTGTAGCTACTAATTTGAATGCGGCTAAGTATCAGTCTAAGTTTAAATACAAAGGAAGTCTGGATCCTGAGTTTATCGGAGGTATGACTAACCGTTTCAGATACCATAATTTTGATCTTGCCGTATCCGCAATATTTAATATAAACAAACTGGTAAGACGCACTCCTAATTACAATCCTTCGTCACTGGACAGAGGAGCGAATAATACACGTGAAATTTTAGAGGTCGTAAATGGCGGAAGTGTATTGCCGGCTTTAGGTAGCTCCAATATTGAGTTGAATGACAGATGGATGGCGTATAGCTGGATGATGGATAATGACCCGCTCAATTCCTTCCAGTTTCTGGATATCTGGTCTAAGAAAATGAGCTATGCACGTATCAACAGCATTCGTTTAGGGTATACTTTACCTCAATCGGTAAGCAAAAAGATTCGTTCATCTAATCTTCGTGTGAGTGTAGAAGGACGTAATCTGTTTGTCTTCGGATCAGATTATACCGGATTTTTCGATCCGGAGACTTATGGTAGTAATTATACACAGCCTATATCCAAATCTATTGCTTTTGGACTATCAGCCTCATTTTAATACTTATCAATACGAACATACAACATGAAAAAATATACCACATATCTCTGTCTGTTTTTGATGGGAACAGTTTTCTCATCCTGTGACAAATATCTGGACATACAACCTGTAGGAACGGTAGTTCCTAAGACCGAGGCTGATTTCAGAGCACTGATGACCAGTGGCTATCAGTCCTTTCCGGATCATAAATCTTATCTGAATCTACGGACAGATGAACTGCAATTAGATGAGAATTCTACGGATCTGACGACAATAAAGGATATTCATCTTTGGAATGATCAAAATCCGGACGCTACGACCTTGCCTTACGCATGGGTAGCCTTTTACAAATCCATTTTTTATGCCAATCATGTTATTTCAAAAGCTGAAGAAGAAGCCGGAAATACGGAAGCCGTTCAGCAGATTCGTGCGGAAGCATACCTGATGCGTGCCTATGCTCATTTTGAGTTATTGAATTCTTATGCTGAGCAATATAATGCCGCAACAGCTGCGACTGATAAGGGTGTACCGATATCTACTAAGATAGATCTGGAACAAAAATTCCCGGCATCTACTGTAGAAGCCGTATACAAACAGATAGAAGCGGATATGCAGGCAGGAAATGCCTTACTAAATGTAAATGATCAGCCTACAACTGTAAAATATAGGTTCAGCAAACGTTCCTATTATGCTTTTGAAGCCCGTTTGAGATTGTATAAAGGAGAGTGGAAGCTGGCTATGGAAGCTGCAGAAAAAGCATTAGCGATAAAAGGAGATCTGGTAGACCTTAATAAATCGGGCAGTCTGTTGCCTAACGATTTTGAATCGGCAGAAATGATTCAGGCCTGGGAAGAGGTTGGAAAGTCTAATGTCAGTACATCTACTTTTATTTCAGCAAAATTATTAGGATTGTATAACCAGAAAGATGATTTGCGTTTCTCAAGATACTTTGGAAAACAAGGGAGCCTTAATTACGTTTCTTTAAAGGGTGGAAATATCCGGTATAATGTCAGTTTCAGAAATGCAGAATTATATCTGATTATTGCAGAAACAGCAGCCCGACTGGGAGACAGACCCAAGGCTACAGGAGCATTGACAACATTGTTGAAAAATCGCCTGACGCCAACTTATTTTACTACACGCAGTAATGAACTAAATGCGATGTCAGATGCGGATCTGCTGAAAGAGATTATTGCAGAACGTGCACGTGAACTGGCGCTGGAAGGTCTTCGCTGGAACGATATGAAACGTACAGATCGTCCGGAAGTTATACATACTTTCTTTGGAAAAGAGTTTCATCTTATACAGAATGATCCACGTTATGTGATTCGTTATCCTAAGGAAGCGATTGAAAAAAATCCGGATCTATAGTTATAGTTATGCAGATAGATATCCCCATTCTTTAGAGAGTGGGGATTTTTTTTTAATTTCACGGCATGGCAATTCGGGTACTAATCGTAGAGGATGAAAGCTGGGCTTCCGAGAGCCTGCTGGAAATGTTGACGGAACTGTGGAACGATGAGTATACAGCTGTTGTCAAATCCACTGTGCGGGATGTGATCAGTTGGTTATCGAAAAATGAGACTGACCTTATTTTTATGGATATCCACCTTGGAGATGGCCTTAGCTTTGATATCTTTAACCATATCAAAATTCAGACTCCCGTTATTTTTACAACTGCTTTTGATGAGTATGCACTGGAAGCATTCCGTAATCAGGGATATGCTTATCTGTTAAAACCCTTTGAGTTACCAGAACTGAAAGAAGCATTGAGTAAAGTAGAATCTCTTTTACCACGCGAGGAGATCATACCACACTATAAAAACAGATTTCTGGTTCGTTATGGCATCCGGCTAAAGTCTGTTCCCGTTGAAGATATTGCTTACTTTATGGCCGATGATAAGCTTTTGTATGGTTTTTCGGTACAGGGTGATCGTTTTATTGTGGATGATGCGTTGAGTAAACTAGCCCCGAGATTGGATCCGGAGTTTTTCTTTCAGATCAATCGTAAATTTATAATACATATCCAATCTATTGGCGAAATGCTAAAGATGAGTCGTAACCGTATTAAACTTCAACTGCATCCCCAGATACTGGAAAACCTGGAGATTATTGTCAGTGAAGAGAAGTCCCATGACTTTCAATTATGGCTTGACAAATAATACTACTTTAATTTGCTGGTGCGCACACCAGCAAATACTTAAGACTTTATTTACCAAATAATTTACTGAAGAAGTTATTTGAGCCTGAACTTTTTATATTTTCTTCTGCCACCTTCAAATTGTCGGATACCATCTGGTTAAAATTGTATCGGAGAGACTCCCGGTAGTTTTGTGCAGCTTCTGTATACAGCTCAAGATCGAGTTGTGCGCTACCCAGATGCTCATATAGCTCGGCTATAATATCACCTGTGACACCTTCCTGCTGAGGCAAGGCCTGTATGGCGCTATTAGCATAGAAAATAGTTTTTTCATTTTCTGTCAAATGGTATGAACAATGTGTTGCCCAATATCCACACCAAAAATCAGCATTACCCATAGCAATGCTTTGCTCAAAACAGTCAAGAGCGGCTTCATCATCTCTTTTGTATGCTACATAAAGATACCCCATATTGTAGAAGGCTACCTGTACGGATCGAATAGCGTCACGCTCGGAAGCCAGATGTATGGCGTATTGATAACATTCTATAGCCTTGTCAAAATTACCTTCCTCGATAAAGATATTTGCTCTGGAAATCAATATACTTGGATTATCCGGCATTTCTTCGAGTATGGCATCTGTTTCTTTCGCTGCAGTTGCTGTATCAGGAGTTATGCCTGATGCAGTTTCTGCATTAGCCTTGTAGATAAAGAAATTCGTAAAACAACGTACAATTTCAGGATCACTCGATATGGGATCTGATAGATCCAGTGCATAATATTCTTCCTGGCCCAAAGAAATCCATTCTAATGCTTCTTCATAATTTTTTAGTTGCATAAAAGCATTGCAGATATGATCTATTGTACTAAAATAAGTCTGTAAATCCATCTGTTCAGCAAAATCATCTATCAATTGCTCGCCATCTTTTACAACTTCCATTGAATTTTCCAATTCTACATAAGCTCCGAATCTGTTTTGAAGAATAGCCATAAAATAGCTGTAGTGCATGCCTTCAGTAGTAATATCCACTGCTTTGTCAAACTGACCAAGTTGCCTCATTTCTACAGCCAGATTGGTACAGCACATAGCAAATGTATGTGGATCCTCATGGAGTGGATTACCACTTTTTTCTACTATAGTTTGGCGGTAAAGACTGTACGCTTCCTCATAACAGTTTATCTTCAAAGCTGCCAATCTATCGATTTCTGGTTTCTGAATTTCGGCATATTGGGTTAGAATATAATTGATTTCCACTCCTGCATTATAGAGTTCCATGGCTTCATCTGTATTCAGATCAATATGCAGAGTTGAAAAGTCAGGAGCAGGGTTGTTTCTGTTGTGTATATTGAAAATACGAATCTGTAGTGTTGGAGAAGATTTTATAGCTGCTGCTTTTTCATAATATTTTGCAGCTGCTTCCTTGTCATCCAACCAATATAATGCAGATCCAGCGTGACGGTTGCAACTGTAATGATCCGGATCAAGCGCTATTCCTGCCTTGCTCCACTGTACACATTGTATAAGTGCTTCTTCGCGGTCAGAGTTAAAAATCTCATTAGTATCTAAAGCTATAAGCCCGAGTATGGCAAACAGATCAGGATTAGGCGAAACTTCAGTTAAATTAATGAGGGTATAATATAACTCCTTTAACGCTGTATGGTTTTCCGGAAGAGAATGTCCCTGTATCCAGTTTTTAGCTGCAACTGCATAATTTCCATCGTGAAGTGCCTGCCAGGCTTCCTGTTGTATCGCTGTTCTCATTTTATTAGTGTAAAATCTAAAAATAACAGGATTAGAAATGAAACAGCTGACTTGTTTACAATTCGTTACAAATGGTTTATGATTCGTTTAAAAACAGGCATATTACTGTAGATTTAAAAGGAAGAATAATCTTTTTTTAATCTTATTCAGACAAAAGGATGAATCATCCTATCAGGAAATAAAAATGTATCAGATAACAAACCTAATTAAGGAAATTTATACAGGTTGATTAAAGGTGAAATATTTTCTTAATTATTTAATTTAGCTGTATATTAAAAATGAATTATTATAAATTATAACTGCTTTATATCTTTAGCATATAAATATTTCTCCTTCACTATTAATTTGATGATTTTTACTTTATCAATTTCTTTATTAATTTGTGGGCGGTAAACTTAAATTTCTAACCTCAGTTTTGCATGAAAGATTCTATCACACAGAAGCAGATTCTACTCGCATTGACTAATGGAGATGAGCATGCTTTTGAGGATATTTATGAGCAGTATTTTCAATCGGTATATATTTTTGTGTTAGCTTATGTCAAATCTCCGGATCTGGCCCAGGATATCTGTCAGGAGATTTTTATGAAGGTCTGGAATAAGAGAGAACAATTTGCTCAGGTGCTGTCTTTTAAGCATTATCTTTTTACACTGGCCAAAAATCACACCCTTAATCAACTGCGAAAAATTTCCCGTTCTAATGCATCTTTGCAGGAAGTATTACGCTATTACCCGATCGCTGAGCAAACTACCGGAAATAATATACAACATAAAGAATACGAAAAGTTTATTGAGGAAGCATATGAAAAACTGTCTCCTACAGCCAAACGCGTATTTACATTATGCAGGGAACAGCAAATGACTTATGATCAGGTAGCTGAAGAAATGGGATTTAGTCGTGATGCTGTCAAAAAATATATGGTTCAGACTATGAAAACTTTCAGGTCTCTGCTATCCGGCCCATTGGATATACAGGTTTGTCTGTTTGTCTGTATGACAATTGATTTTATTTTTTTTAATAAAATTTAATTTAAGAGGTACCCTATATCCTCTTCGCGGTGTCTTATATTAAAAGGACCTTATTCCTACACCTTTTTATAACCAATTTAATGGATAATAATAAATTCTACAAAAAACTGGTACAACGTTATCATTCCGGCGAAGCAAATGAGCAGGAAATAGCTTTATTTCTGGAATTGCTAAGAACGGGTCAGATTGATGATATTATGGACCGACATATGAATGGGCAATTGAATATAGCTCCGGTGAATCAGCAAAGAATTCGTTTTTATACTTTTTTGAAATATGCAGTAGTCATATTGGTATTGATGCTGGCAGGAGGAGGGCTTTATTATAAACGTTACCAACAAGACAAAGAGAATGAAATCGCAAAAATGAATAATATTGGTCCTGCTATACCTAGAGCAATGCTGAAATTAGCAGATGGCCGTAATATTATATTGGATTCGACTTTTGGAGAACTTGTAGTAGAAGACAGTACTATTTTAGACAAATCAGGTAAACTGGTTCATGAAGGAGAGAATGAAATATATGAAGTCAGTGTGCCCCGAGGAGGTACATTTCATTTGAGTCTGAGTGATGGCTCTAAAGTGTGGCTGAATTCAGGGAGCTCCCTGAAGTTTCCTCAAAAATTTGCTGCAGATTTGCGTAAAATTGAGTTGAAGGGAGAAGCATTCTTTGAGATCAGAAAACAGTCAGGTACTAATGGTACACGTATACCTTTTGTCGTACAGACCGCAAAACAAACTATTGAAGTACTTGGGACCAGTTTTAATGTAAAATCCTACGGGCAGGAAAATGAAGAATCCACCTTATTTACCGGAATTGTAAAAGTAAAAAATAACAGTACAAACCATGAAGCACTTCTGTCCCCGGGTAACAGCGCTATTCTCGAAGAGAATGGCCAGATTAAGATCAGAAAGGCCGATCTCGAAGAAATTGCCAGCTGGCGGTCTGATGCATTTGTTTTCTACGAAACAAATATAAAAGAGATTTTAAATCAGTTAAGCCGCTGGTATGATGTTGATATTGTATTTGTCGGATCTTCTGATTATCAGTTTAACGGATATGTACAACGAAATGTCTCTTTGGGTGAGGCTTTGGAAACACTAAAAGGAACAGGAGAACTGGATTATCAGTATAAAGACCGGAAAGTAATTATAAACAGAAAAAAATGAAGTAGCCTATGCAGATATAATCGATAAAAAAAGAAAACGGTGAAGTTCGAGCAACACCGTTTAAATCTAGTTCAATTGACTAAAATAGAGGTAGTCAGTATTAATCAGTTAAAAACCAAATCAACCAAATGTATGAATTTAATCATATTATTCAAACAGTCTTTTGGCCTGAAATCTCCTTATGACAGGCCATTCACAGGAAAGTTTGTACTTTATATCAGATACACCTTCCTGTTTTTATGTCTGATCTTGTGTCAGGTACAAAGTAAAGCATACTCTCAGAATATTAACCTTTCCTTTAAGAATGAAAAGTTGGGGAGAGTATTAAAATCAATCAGTCAGCAGAGTGGGTACAGAGTGTTTTATAACAGTGAACTGTTAAAAGGAACAAAGCCTGTAACCATAGATATAAAAGCAGGCTCCTTACAAAAAGTCCTTGATATTGTTTTTCTCAATCAGCCTTTAAAATATCGTCTGGAAGGAAAATCTATCCTTATCAACCGGGAGAGTTCTGTACAGAATCTCTCTGTCCATGCTGCATATGAATCGCTTCAGGAGACAATTACCGGAACAGTTACTGATAGTGCAGGAAAAAGTCTTTCGGGTGTCACGGTAAGAATAAAAGAAACAAATAATATTACATCAACAGATGCGCAGGGATATTTTAAACTGACCGGATCAAAGCAAAATAGTGTAACACTTGTGTTCTCTTATATAGGTTATCAGACAAGAGAAAGTCTGTATACAGGCACGCCTCTGCAAATTGCCTTGCAGCCGGATATTGCTGATCTTGCTGAAATCGTAGTTATCGGATACGGAACAGTCAAAAAATCAGATCTTACAGGATCTGTTTCAACCATTTCAGCCAAACAGCTGAGTCAGGTGAATGGAGTTTCCAATGTGGCACAGGCATTACAGGGGCATGCACCGGGAGTGCGTGTCAATCAGGCTTCCGGTCAGCCCGGGGA
The Sphingobacterium spiritivorum genome window above contains:
- a CDS encoding tetratricopeptide repeat protein; the protein is MRTAIQQEAWQALHDGNYAVAAKNWIQGHSLPENHTALKELYYTLINLTEVSPNPDLFAILGLIALDTNEIFNSDREEALIQCVQWSKAGIALDPDHYSCNRHAGSALYWLDDKEAAAKYYEKAAAIKSSPTLQIRIFNIHNRNNPAPDFSTLHIDLNTDEAMELYNAGVEINYILTQYAEIQKPEIDRLAALKINCYEEAYSLYRQTIVEKSGNPLHEDPHTFAMCCTNLAVEMRQLGQFDKAVDITTEGMHYSYFMAILQNRFGAYVELENSMEVVKDGEQLIDDFAEQMDLQTYFSTIDHICNAFMQLKNYEEALEWISLGQEEYYALDLSDPISSDPEIVRCFTNFFIYKANAETASGITPDTATAAKETDAILEEMPDNPSILISRANIFIEEGNFDKAIECYQYAIHLASERDAIRSVQVAFYNMGYLYVAYKRDDEAALDCFEQSIAMGNADFWCGYWATHCSYHLTENEKTIFYANSAIQALPQQEGVTGDIIAELYEHLGSAQLDLELYTEAAQNYRESLRYNFNQMVSDNLKVAEENIKSSGSNNFFSKLFGK
- a CDS encoding RNA polymerase sigma factor, with protein sequence MKDSITQKQILLALTNGDEHAFEDIYEQYFQSVYIFVLAYVKSPDLAQDICQEIFMKVWNKREQFAQVLSFKHYLFTLAKNHTLNQLRKISRSNASLQEVLRYYPIAEQTTGNNIQHKEYEKFIEEAYEKLSPTAKRVFTLCREQQMTYDQVAEEMGFSRDAVKKYMVQTMKTFRSLLSGPLDIQVCLFVCMTIDFIFFNKI
- a CDS encoding LytR/AlgR family response regulator transcription factor, whose translation is MAIRVLIVEDESWASESLLEMLTELWNDEYTAVVKSTVRDVISWLSKNETDLIFMDIHLGDGLSFDIFNHIKIQTPVIFTTAFDEYALEAFRNQGYAYLLKPFELPELKEALSKVESLLPREEIIPHYKNRFLVRYGIRLKSVPVEDIAYFMADDKLLYGFSVQGDRFIVDDALSKLAPRLDPEFFFQINRKFIIHIQSIGEMLKMSRNRIKLQLHPQILENLEIIVSEEKSHDFQLWLDK
- a CDS encoding FecR family protein → MDNNKFYKKLVQRYHSGEANEQEIALFLELLRTGQIDDIMDRHMNGQLNIAPVNQQRIRFYTFLKYAVVILVLMLAGGGLYYKRYQQDKENEIAKMNNIGPAIPRAMLKLADGRNIILDSTFGELVVEDSTILDKSGKLVHEGENEIYEVSVPRGGTFHLSLSDGSKVWLNSGSSLKFPQKFAADLRKIELKGEAFFEIRKQSGTNGTRIPFVVQTAKQTIEVLGTSFNVKSYGQENEESTLFTGIVKVKNNSTNHEALLSPGNSAILEENGQIKIRKADLEEIASWRSDAFVFYETNIKEILNQLSRWYDVDIVFVGSSDYQFNGYVQRNVSLGEALETLKGTGELDYQYKDRKVIINRKK
- a CDS encoding RagB/SusD family nutrient uptake outer membrane protein, with product MKKYTTYLCLFLMGTVFSSCDKYLDIQPVGTVVPKTEADFRALMTSGYQSFPDHKSYLNLRTDELQLDENSTDLTTIKDIHLWNDQNPDATTLPYAWVAFYKSIFYANHVISKAEEEAGNTEAVQQIRAEAYLMRAYAHFELLNSYAEQYNAATAATDKGVPISTKIDLEQKFPASTVEAVYKQIEADMQAGNALLNVNDQPTTVKYRFSKRSYYAFEARLRLYKGEWKLAMEAAEKALAIKGDLVDLNKSGSLLPNDFESAEMIQAWEEVGKSNVSTSTFISAKLLGLYNQKDDLRFSRYFGKQGSLNYVSLKGGNIRYNVSFRNAELYLIIAETAARLGDRPKATGALTTLLKNRLTPTYFTTRSNELNAMSDADLLKEIIAERARELALEGLRWNDMKRTDRPEVIHTFFGKEFHLIQNDPRYVIRYPKEAIEKNPDL